From a single Eleginops maclovinus isolate JMC-PN-2008 ecotype Puerto Natales chromosome 20, JC_Emac_rtc_rv5, whole genome shotgun sequence genomic region:
- the sdhb gene encoding succinate dehydrogenase [ubiquinone] iron-sulfur subunit, mitochondrial, whose amino-acid sequence MSAVCLSSLSRCGVLSLRSPAGLVAVRYAQTAAAPAAQPRIKKFQVYRWDPDTPGDKPRMQTYDIDLNTCGPMVLDALIKIKNEMDPTLTFRRSCREGICGSCAMNINGGNTLACLNKIDTNTSKPSKIYPLPHMYVVKDLVPDMSNFYAQYKSIEPYLKKKDETSEGKNQYLQSVEDRQKLDGLYECILCACCSTSCPSYWWNGDKYLGPAVLMQAYRWMIDSRDEFTEERLAKLQDPFSLYRCHTIMNCTKTCPKGLNPGKAIAEIKKMMATYKEKKAVAV is encoded by the exons ATGTCGGCTGTTTGCCTCTCGTCCTTGAGCCGCTGTGGGGTTTTGTCATTACGCTCTCCTGCAGGACTGGTG GCGGTGCGGTATGCCCAGACAGCAGCGGCTCCAGCAGCTCAGCCCAGAATAAAGAAGTTCCAGGTGTACAGATGGGACCCCGACACTCCAGGGGACAAACCCCGCATGCAAACCTACGACATCGACCTCAACAC ATGTGGCCCGATGGTTCTCGATGCCCTGATCAAGATCAAAAATGAGATGGACCCGACTCTGACCTTCCGCCGCTCCTGCAGAGAAG GTATTTGTGGATCGTGTGCCATGAACATTAATGGAGGGAACACACTTGCCTGTCTCAACAAGATTGACACCAACACTAGCAAGCCGTCTAAGATTTACCCTCTGCCACACATGTATGTGGTGAAGGATCTCGTACCT GACATGAGTAACTTCTACGCCCAGTACAAGTCCATCGAACCTTAcctgaagaagaaggatgagacCAGCGAAGGGAAGAATCAGTACCTGCAGTCGgtggaggacagacagaaactG GACGGGCTATACGAGTGTATCCTGTGTGCCTGCTGCAGCACCAGCTGCCCCAGCTATTGGTGGAACGGAGACAAATACCTCGGCCCCGCTGTGCtcatgcag GCGTACCGTTGGATGATTGACTCCCGAGACGAGTTCACGGAGGAACGTCTGGCCAAGCTGCAGGATCCTTTCTCCCTCTACCGCTGCCACACCATCATGAACTGCACCAAGACGTGCCCCAAG GGTCTGAACCCAGGAAAAGCGATAGCTGAGATCAAGAAGATGATGGCCACATACAAGGAGAAGAAGGCGGTGGCCGTCTGA
- the mfap2 gene encoding microfibrillar-associated protein 2: protein MRVLLLICMPVLLLAQAQYQEPFPFLEDYGPDYFPEPENPESLPGNYQQQVRHQPVVRPEKSESDLETEPTEPGPLDCREEQYPCTRLYSVHKPCKQCLNSLCFYSLRRVYVINKEVCVRTVCAHEELLRADMCRDQFSRCGVAALSGQCSSIGGSCGKSCGGC from the exons ATGAGAGTCCTCCTACTCATCTGCATGCCAG TCCTGCTGCTCGCCCAGGCTCAGTACCAGGAACCCTTCCCCTTTCTGG AGGACTATGGGCCGGATTATTTTCCAG AGCCTGAAAATCCTGAATCTCTTCCTGGAAACTACCAGCAGCAGGTTCGCCATCAGCCAGTGGTTCGTCCAGAAAAATCAG AGTCCGATTTGGAGACAGAGCCCACAGAGCCTGGCCCTCTTG ACTGCAGAGAGGAACAGTATCCCTGCACGAGACTCTACTCTGTTCACAAGCCATGCAAGCAGTGCCTGAACAGCCTCTGCTTCTACAG CTTGCGACGGGTGTACGTCATCAACAAAGAGGTTTGCGTGAGGACTGTGTGTGCACATGAAGAGCTGCTCAGAG CGGACATGTGTCGTGATCAGTTCTCTCGCTGCGGCGTGGCGGCGCTGAGCGGTCAGTGCTCATCGATAGGAGGAAGCTGCGGGAAGAGCTGTGGTGGCTGCTGA